The region TTCAATGCTACAACGGAATGAAAAAGCGATTGTATTTTGTTGACAAAGCTCAAACAAAACGATGTTCTTCCcttttgatcagtgaaatgACATTTTGAAGCCACTTTTTGTTCGGTATAATGGACAATATTGCATAGGCAGATAGGAGAGACCTAGCCACGCGCTATGCAAATTATGACTTTTGAATGTCCTGAGAAAATAATACTGGGGGACCTTTTCAAGCCTTTATacacagaaaattgaaatttcaagtGTGTAATACAATCTATCTTCATACTTGCATGGGGCCGTTTGggggttctttttttttcttcttactttcaCCGAATTGTCTTGAGAAACATTGATGAAAAGCAACGTCTACACCAacataaaattaatttcaatatatatataatggaGAAAAAATCGAGAAATCATTATACAAATGCAAAGTCGTCACTAGTGTATTTTCATGGGGGAGGGGTAGGAGAAAGATTACAGGGGTCAAAGAATTGCAAGGCCTCTCGTTTATTGTTTCCTCATCTCATCTAATCATTTGATGAGCTTTCAATCAAATTTCCTTGTTGCAACCATATTGATCCACTATGAGAAATACGTGTTTCGTGTTACAGAAATTGATTCAATATTGTTATGCAACTACCTGGGGAACATTGCGTAAAACAAATGATGGTTTTCACTGACTAATATTATCTTACAAAAATGCTTAAatcattgcatctgattggttcaaACTTAATCTGCAGTGAATTAGTCATAGTTAGCCACAATTCAAAACGCAATTTCACGACAATATCTAAGGTGATTTGGCCATGATAAATTCtttaacataaataaaaaataaacatataaaaattaGCAAACATAGAGAGTTCTTAACATACATAACTATAATACTGACATCTTTTTAAAATTACTGGAATGATCGTGATTGTGTCGTTAGAGGTGCTATCTCATTGGTATTTCGTTATTAACTTTATTATTACTTTCTTATATTCAATCATTAACGTGCGGTACCATCTCTTACGTTATTATGAATCGAACACAGATTGCTGTCAAGGTATGCAGATTTAGGTGAGTGGGTTTTAAAGTTAACTGACAACagtaaatgttttgtttttcaccaatatcatgaacaaaaatatacaagTGAAGTTAAATCACATTCAAATACGTAAAACTATGTCTTATTAGAAAGAAAGACTTGTCAATTGAAAAGGCCGAATACAAAATGATACAAACATACAGTAAAATCAGGATTTTATTAAATTATTGTTGCTTTTTATATTGCCTTTTATCCTTATTCGGGTAGTGGTCCACATGAGCATCATATCTGTAGGTCGCAGGTTCGAAACCACAGTGTGGCTTTTAAACAAGTTTACTGCTCTTTTCTTGTTCCGTAGCTCTCTGGCTACAATGTGCATGAAATTAGGAACGTGTCTGGGTGTAACCCCGAGGCGCTTCAAGCAAATCCCCAAGAAAACGTCTTCCCAAGGAAACAGAGGCGTCTTGATAGCAACTTTGTATAGTCCTTCGGTAAGGTCCGTCGATATCAGATACCCAGGTCCGTTCAAATAAGGAGGATATGTTGGCGCAGGGTAGTAGGTCTCAGAGATGTAGTACTTGCTGCTCGTGTTACGCAGCACTGGGGCGTTCATCAGCGATTCTGCAGCAGTGAACTTCACGGAAGTGGCATTCTTTAGCAGCCCAAGCAGTCGAGCTTGGTGAATCATTGAATCGTCGTCTATCTTCATGGTATACTTGGCATGCCTGCAATGGTTCGCCACCCACTTCAGTCCCATGACTGTCTTCAAGGTCAGGTTCGCGTAGCTGTCCAGGAAGTCCTCCTGGATGATATCCCTGTAGGTTTCCGATTCTTTGCGGATGCTGTTTTGTATGGTTTTGTTCTCAACCGCGCCTAAAAGAAAGACAGTCCGAAATACCCCAGATGAAAGAGCGGGCCATCTGCGCCTATTTCCATACGTATCACGAATCAGCATCCTTCTCTCCAAGTTCTTAGGGGATGTGGTTACCATAAAGATAAGCAAGACCCTTACCCTCCTACCATCCGCCTTAGAACAAACGTTTGGTTTATGTATGTAAGCATAATTGTGGGCATCAACTGGTTCATCCACGTAATGTTCGTGCTTGGGTATAGTGATATCTTTGTTGTAGATaacaatatttttgtctttatgGGCAGAATGGGCATCCTTCTGACGATCTGCAGTTTTTGGCTTTCTAACTGACTCCTTGACATTCTCATTTGGAAGATGTTTCGTCTTGTTTCTCTGCAGTGGTGGTATATGTTGaatattctttttatctttcaatgTATG is a window of Lytechinus variegatus isolate NC3 chromosome 2, Lvar_3.0, whole genome shotgun sequence DNA encoding:
- the LOC121407457 gene encoding N-acetyllactosaminide beta-1,3-N-acetylglucosaminyltransferase 4-like, whose protein sequence is MKRLRLTQAIFPFFLGAIFMYSVQILYSYPSLDKYSSSRVRAIEEGYGDRVPRGYGWKHNDRYRPWKDHPRDKVVDFGGARRKRSKFELMIDEAEQLMAQGTENKMLRDKNIEESKKNTQRNLRDDHAERRLAQDVNKDNWLDRDPETKMSENQPGLRKKEEEHQKAQVVKEKNIISVKYTETNDSKENIQHTLKDKKNIQHIPPLQRNKTKHLPNENVKESVRKPKTADRQKDAHSAHKDKNIVIYNKDITIPKHEHYVDEPVDAHNYAYIHKPNVCSKADGRRVRVLLIFMVTTSPKNLERRMLIRDTYGNRRRWPALSSGVFRTVFLLGAVENKTIQNSIRKESETYRDIIQEDFLDSYANLTLKTVMGLKWVANHCRHAKYTMKIDDDSMIHQARLLGLLKNATSVKFTAAESLMNAPVLRNTSSKYYISETYYPAPTYPPYLNGPGYLISTDLTEGLYKVAIKTPLFPWEDVFLGICLKRLGVTPRHVPNFMHIVARELRNKKRAVNLFKSHTVVSNLRPTDMMLMWTTTRIRIKGNIKSNNNLIKS